A single region of the Kineosporiaceae bacterium SCSIO 59966 genome encodes:
- a CDS encoding glucose-6-phosphate dehydrogenase has protein sequence MSETDADVRDHRPGARAPHAEPVRSLLVLGASGDLAGRLLLPGLARLLASGRAHDVQLVGSGVDDWDDDRWRARLRESFAAAPSIEVAPQERTAAPPDAPGAATLRRLERESVYRQADVTRAEDLRGLLALCEQPVAIYFALPPAVTERACEALLEIGVPPGTRLVLEKPFGTDSASARRLNDLVARIVPEDQVHRVDHFLGKHTVLNVLGFRFANRLFEPLWNATHIDRVDIVYDESLALEDRARYYDGAGALRDMVQSHLLQVLAVLAMDPPATMQARDVRDRKAEVLRATRAGEDVTRHSRRARYTAGRVGDRDLPAYVDEPGVDPARGTETLAEVTCFIDNWRWKGVPFRLRSGKALGNPRKEAVITFKPVPHLPTGLHGTSTPARLRIGFGPDCLHLELDVNGPGDPRELERVELSTEFGAPELPAYGEVLAGVLDADPLLSVRGDVAEELWRIVTPVLEAWEAGEVPLEEYAAGSQGPGWTTDFPEC, from the coding sequence ATCTCCGAGACCGACGCCGACGTCCGCGACCACCGACCCGGGGCGAGGGCCCCGCACGCCGAACCCGTCCGCAGCCTGCTGGTCCTGGGCGCCAGCGGGGACCTCGCCGGCCGGCTCCTGCTGCCGGGCCTGGCCCGGCTGCTGGCCAGCGGACGGGCGCACGACGTCCAGCTCGTCGGCTCCGGGGTCGACGACTGGGACGACGACCGCTGGCGGGCCCGGCTGCGGGAGTCCTTCGCGGCCGCCCCGAGCATCGAGGTCGCGCCGCAGGAGCGGACGGCCGCCCCGCCGGACGCCCCCGGCGCGGCGACGCTGCGCCGGCTCGAGCGGGAGTCGGTGTACCGGCAGGCCGACGTCACCCGCGCCGAGGACCTGCGCGGGCTGCTCGCGCTGTGCGAGCAGCCCGTGGCGATCTACTTCGCCCTGCCACCGGCGGTCACCGAACGGGCGTGCGAGGCCCTGCTGGAGATCGGCGTCCCACCCGGTACCCGGCTGGTGCTGGAGAAGCCGTTCGGCACCGACAGTGCCTCGGCCCGGCGCCTCAACGACCTCGTCGCCCGCATCGTGCCGGAGGACCAGGTGCACCGGGTCGACCACTTCCTCGGCAAGCACACGGTGCTCAACGTCCTGGGGTTCCGGTTCGCCAACCGGCTGTTCGAGCCGCTGTGGAACGCCACCCACATCGACCGGGTGGACATCGTCTACGACGAGTCCCTGGCCCTGGAGGACCGGGCGCGCTACTACGACGGCGCCGGGGCCCTGCGGGACATGGTGCAGAGCCACCTGCTGCAGGTCCTCGCCGTGCTCGCCATGGACCCGCCGGCCACGATGCAGGCCCGTGACGTCCGGGACCGCAAGGCGGAGGTGCTGCGGGCGACCCGGGCCGGGGAGGACGTCACCCGGCACAGCCGGCGAGCCCGCTACACCGCCGGCCGGGTCGGGGACCGCGACCTGCCCGCCTACGTCGACGAGCCCGGCGTCGACCCCGCCCGCGGCACCGAGACCCTCGCCGAGGTCACCTGCTTCATCGACAACTGGCGGTGGAAGGGCGTGCCCTTCCGGCTGCGCTCCGGCAAGGCCCTCGGCAACCCGCGCAAGGAGGCCGTCATCACGTTCAAGCCGGTGCCGCACCTGCCGACCGGCCTGCACGGGACCTCGACCCCGGCCCGGCTGCGGATCGGGTTCGGCCCGGACTGCCTGCACCTCGAGCTCGACGTCAACGGCCCCGGGGACCCGCGCGAGCTGGAGCGGGTCGAGCTCAGCACCGAGTTCGGCGCCCCGGAGCTGCCCGCCTACGGGGAGGTGCTCGCCGGCGTCCTGGACGCCGACCCGTTGCTGTCGGTCCGCGGGGACGTCGCCGAGGAGCTCTGGCGGATCGTCACCCCGGTGCTCGAGGCGTGGGAGGCCGGTGAGGTGCCGCTGGAGGAGTACGCCGCCGGCAGCCAGGGGCCGGGGTGGACCACCGACTTCCCGGAGTGCTGA
- a CDS encoding maleylpyruvate isomerase family mycothiol-dependent enzyme, translated as MDLSRLDDPATYDEAVGLLAALTDDLLDDVRTLDAAGLAAPSLLPGWTRAHVLAHVARNADALVNLLTWARTGQARPMYADREQRDAEIEAGTRLAPADLEADVESSAERFLAAAAELPVDRRDVEVRPGPAAQGHPIPAADVLWNRIREVAYHHVDLGTGRRFADLPGPVVARGLVEAVQRTGVDPRAVGVHGDPAALLGWLTGREDGAALTSPGPLPPVPSWG; from the coding sequence ATGGACCTGTCCCGGCTCGACGACCCCGCCACCTACGACGAGGCGGTCGGGCTGCTGGCCGCTCTCACCGACGACCTGCTCGACGACGTCCGCACCCTGGACGCCGCCGGCCTGGCCGCGCCGTCCCTGCTGCCCGGCTGGACCCGGGCGCACGTCCTCGCGCACGTGGCCCGCAACGCCGACGCCCTGGTCAACCTGCTCACCTGGGCCCGGACCGGGCAGGCCCGGCCGATGTACGCCGACCGCGAGCAGCGGGACGCCGAGATCGAGGCCGGCACCCGGCTCGCCCCGGCCGACCTCGAGGCGGACGTCGAGTCCAGCGCCGAGCGGTTCCTCGCCGCGGCGGCCGAGCTGCCGGTGGACCGCCGGGACGTCGAGGTCCGGCCCGGACCGGCGGCCCAGGGGCACCCGATACCGGCGGCGGACGTGCTGTGGAACCGGATCCGCGAGGTCGCCTACCACCACGTCGACCTCGGCACCGGGCGACGGTTCGCCGACCTCCCCGGGCCCGTGGTGGCCCGGGGGCTGGTGGAGGCGGTGCAGCGGACCGGGGTGGACCCCCGGGCGGTCGGGGTCCACGGCGACCCGGCCGCCCTGCTCGGCTGGCTGACCGGCCGTGAGGACGGCGCGGCCCTGACCTCCCCAGGCCCGCTGCCCCCCGTCCCGAGCTGGGGCTGA
- the uvrA gene encoding excinuclease ABC subunit UvrA: MGRVADRLIVRGAREHNLKDVSLDLPRDALIVFTGLSGSGKSSLAFDTIFAEGQRRYVESLSAYARQFLGQMDKPDVDFIEGLSPAVSIDQKSTSRNPRSTVGTITEVYDYLRLLWARVGRPHCPVCDEPIGRQTPQQIVDRLLELPEGTRFQVLAPVVRGRKGEYADLFRELQGKGFARARVDGEVVSLAEPPALEKNLKHTIDVVVDRLVVKPSAKRRLTDSVETALGLSGGLLVAELVDAATDDPGRERRFSERMACPNDHPLALDEIEPRSFSFNAPYGACPECHGIGTRLEVDPDLVVPDPDLSLAEGAIAPWGSGSGSGDYYTRLMSGLADQLGFTMDTPWRALPKRATQALLHGQDYKVHVRYRNRFGRERSYTTGFEGVVPFIKRRHAETESDWSRERYEGYMREVPCPACGGARLKPEVLAVRVGGRSIAQAAALPIAEAARFLGDLELSARERQIAERVLKEISARLGFLLDVGLDYLSLDRAAGTLSGGEAQRIRLATQIGSGLVGVLYVLDEPSIGLHQRDNRRLIETLTRLRDLGNTLIVVEHDEDTIRTADWVVDIGPGAGEHGGQVVHSGPVDGLLDHPDSMTGQYLSGRREIPLPAQRRPRSPGRELTVVGARENNLRGIDVTFPLGTFVAVTGVSGSGKSTLVNDVLYKVLANQLNGARQVPGRHKTVRGLDQLDKVVHVDQSPIGRTPRSNPATYTGVFDHVRRLFAETTEAKVRGYMPGRFSFNVKGGRCEACQGDGTIKIEMNFLPDVYVPCEVCHGARYNRETLEVHFKGRTIAEVLDMPIEEAAEFFAAVPAIARHLRTLVDVGLGYVRLGQPAPTLSGGEAQRVKLASELQKRSTGRTVYVLDEPTTGLHFEDIRKLLAVLQGLVDKGNTVIVIEHNLDVIKNADWIVDMGPEGGSGGGTVVAEGTPEDVAADPASYTGQFLAPVLGDRVPSGRVPAGPATAHPPAREASTKRRARGTPVRRSGRTAG, encoded by the coding sequence ATGGGGCGAGTGGCTGACCGGCTGATCGTCCGGGGTGCGCGCGAGCACAACCTCAAGGACGTGTCCCTCGACCTGCCCCGTGACGCGCTCATCGTGTTCACGGGGCTGTCCGGCTCGGGCAAGTCGTCGCTGGCCTTCGACACGATCTTCGCCGAGGGGCAGCGGCGCTACGTGGAGTCACTGTCCGCCTACGCCCGCCAGTTCCTCGGCCAGATGGACAAGCCGGACGTCGACTTCATCGAGGGCCTGTCACCGGCGGTGTCCATCGACCAGAAGTCCACCAGCCGCAACCCGCGCTCCACCGTCGGCACGATCACCGAGGTCTACGACTACCTGCGGCTGCTGTGGGCCCGGGTCGGACGGCCGCACTGCCCGGTCTGCGACGAGCCGATCGGCCGGCAGACCCCGCAGCAGATCGTCGACCGGCTGCTCGAGCTGCCCGAGGGCACCCGGTTCCAGGTGCTGGCCCCGGTGGTCCGCGGCCGCAAGGGCGAGTACGCCGACCTGTTCCGCGAGCTGCAGGGCAAGGGTTTTGCCCGGGCCCGGGTGGACGGCGAGGTCGTCTCGCTGGCCGAGCCGCCGGCGCTGGAGAAGAACCTCAAGCACACCATCGACGTCGTCGTGGACCGGCTCGTCGTCAAGCCGTCGGCCAAGCGCCGGCTGACCGACTCGGTGGAGACCGCGCTCGGCCTGTCCGGCGGCCTGCTCGTCGCCGAGCTCGTCGACGCCGCCACCGACGACCCGGGGCGGGAGCGCCGGTTCTCCGAGCGGATGGCGTGCCCCAACGACCACCCGCTGGCGCTCGACGAGATCGAGCCCCGGTCGTTCTCGTTCAACGCGCCCTACGGTGCCTGCCCCGAGTGCCACGGCATCGGCACCCGTCTCGAGGTCGACCCCGACCTCGTCGTCCCGGACCCCGACCTGTCCCTGGCCGAGGGCGCCATCGCCCCGTGGGGCAGCGGGTCGGGGTCGGGGGACTACTACACGCGGTTGATGTCCGGGCTGGCCGACCAGCTCGGGTTCACCATGGACACCCCGTGGCGGGCGCTGCCCAAGCGCGCCACCCAGGCCCTGCTGCACGGCCAGGACTACAAGGTGCACGTCCGGTACCGCAACCGGTTCGGCCGCGAGCGCTCGTACACGACCGGGTTCGAGGGCGTCGTGCCGTTCATCAAGCGCCGGCACGCCGAGACCGAGTCCGACTGGTCCCGGGAACGGTACGAGGGCTACATGCGCGAGGTGCCGTGCCCGGCGTGCGGCGGCGCCCGGCTCAAGCCCGAGGTGCTCGCGGTCCGGGTCGGCGGCAGGTCGATCGCGCAGGCCGCGGCGCTGCCGATCGCGGAGGCCGCCCGCTTCCTCGGCGACCTGGAGCTGTCGGCGCGGGAGAGGCAGATCGCCGAGCGGGTGCTCAAGGAGATCAGTGCCCGGCTCGGGTTCCTCCTCGACGTCGGGCTCGACTACCTCTCCCTGGACCGGGCCGCGGGCACGCTGTCCGGCGGGGAGGCCCAGCGCATCCGCCTGGCCACCCAGATCGGCTCGGGTCTGGTCGGCGTCCTGTACGTGCTCGACGAGCCGAGCATCGGCCTGCACCAGCGGGACAACCGGCGGCTCATCGAGACGCTGACCCGGTTGCGGGACCTCGGCAACACCCTCATCGTCGTCGAGCACGACGAGGACACCATCCGCACGGCGGACTGGGTCGTCGACATCGGCCCCGGTGCCGGGGAGCACGGCGGCCAGGTCGTGCACTCCGGGCCGGTCGACGGGCTGCTCGACCACCCGGACTCGATGACCGGCCAGTACCTCTCCGGACGCCGGGAGATCCCGCTGCCCGCCCAGCGGCGTCCCCGTTCACCCGGGCGTGAGCTGACCGTCGTCGGGGCCCGGGAGAACAACCTGCGCGGGATCGACGTCACCTTTCCGCTCGGCACGTTCGTCGCCGTGACCGGGGTCTCCGGGTCGGGCAAGTCCACGCTCGTCAACGACGTCCTCTACAAGGTGCTGGCCAACCAGCTCAACGGCGCCCGGCAGGTGCCCGGCCGGCACAAGACGGTCCGTGGCCTGGACCAGCTCGACAAGGTCGTGCACGTCGACCAGAGCCCGATCGGGCGCACCCCCCGGTCCAACCCGGCGACGTACACCGGCGTCTTCGACCATGTCCGCCGGTTGTTCGCCGAGACCACCGAGGCGAAGGTCCGCGGGTACATGCCCGGCCGGTTCTCGTTCAACGTCAAGGGGGGCCGCTGCGAGGCCTGCCAGGGCGACGGCACGATCAAGATCGAGATGAACTTCCTGCCGGACGTCTACGTGCCCTGCGAGGTGTGCCACGGTGCCCGGTACAACCGGGAGACGCTGGAGGTGCACTTCAAGGGCAGGACGATCGCCGAGGTCCTCGACATGCCGATCGAGGAGGCCGCGGAGTTCTTCGCCGCGGTGCCGGCGATCGCCCGGCACCTGCGCACCCTCGTGGACGTCGGACTCGGTTACGTGCGGCTCGGCCAGCCCGCGCCGACCCTGTCCGGCGGCGAGGCGCAGCGGGTCAAGCTCGCCAGCGAGCTGCAGAAGCGCTCCACCGGCCGAACCGTCTACGTGCTCGACGAGCCGACGACCGGACTGCACTTCGAGGACATCCGCAAGCTGCTCGCGGTGCTGCAGGGCCTGGTCGACAAGGGCAACACGGTCATCGTCATCGAGCACAACCTCGATGTGATCAAGAACGCGGACTGGATCGTCGACATGGGCCCCGAGGGAGGCTCCGGCGGCGGCACGGTGGTCGCCGAGGGAACTCCCGAGGACGTCGCGGCCGACCCGGCTAGCTACACGGGCCAGTTCCTCGCCCCGGTCCTGGGTGATCGGGTACCGAGCGGTCGGGTACCAGCCGGTCCGGCGACGGCCCACCCGCCGGCGAGGGAGGCGTCAACGAAGCGGAGGGCACGGGGAACTCCGGTGCGGCGCTCCGGTCGCACGGCGGGTTGA
- a CDS encoding peptidoglycan-binding protein → MRTVLAVRPGVVTGAGTVDDVADSGDVLLQLDLLPVVVVAGEVPAFRDLQRGVRGPDVQQLQEFLDGAGFDVDDEEGEFSDGTEQAVRAWQRALGQEATGVVPYGALVFVPELPARVRIAASVAQPVAPGDLLAEVLAPTPDFVVPVTDEQSALIPPSTAVAVTAGDGQTWQARTADVVETEDGGQGLRLVGADGSGVCAGSCDQVPRDTASTWRAEILLVPESTGPAVPVAAVRTGADGRRFVRTIDGTEIDVEVVATANGLAVVDGVDAGTEVVLPGRPE, encoded by the coding sequence GTGAGGACCGTGCTGGCGGTCCGACCCGGTGTCGTCACCGGCGCGGGGACGGTCGACGACGTCGCCGACTCGGGGGACGTCCTGCTCCAGCTCGATCTCCTCCCCGTCGTGGTGGTGGCCGGAGAGGTCCCCGCCTTCCGAGACCTGCAGCGAGGGGTGCGCGGGCCGGACGTCCAGCAGCTCCAGGAGTTCCTGGACGGGGCTGGTTTCGATGTCGACGACGAGGAGGGGGAGTTCTCCGATGGGACCGAGCAGGCGGTCCGGGCGTGGCAGCGGGCACTGGGCCAGGAAGCTACCGGTGTCGTGCCGTACGGGGCGCTGGTCTTTGTTCCGGAGCTGCCGGCTCGGGTGCGGATTGCGGCCAGCGTCGCCCAACCGGTGGCACCCGGTGACCTGTTGGCCGAGGTCCTGGCACCCACGCCCGACTTCGTCGTCCCGGTCACCGACGAGCAGAGCGCTCTCATCCCGCCGTCGACGGCGGTTGCCGTCACAGCCGGGGACGGGCAGACTTGGCAGGCGCGGACCGCTGACGTGGTTGAGACCGAGGACGGCGGACAGGGCCTGCGTCTGGTCGGAGCGGACGGGTCCGGCGTCTGCGCCGGATCGTGCGACCAGGTGCCGCGGGACACCGCGAGCACCTGGCGCGCAGAGATCCTTCTCGTGCCGGAGTCCACGGGGCCTGCGGTGCCGGTCGCCGCCGTCCGTACCGGTGCGGACGGCCGACGGTTCGTGCGCACCATCGACGGGACCGAGATCGATGTCGAGGTCGTCGCCACGGCGAACGGACTGGCCGTGGTGGACGGCGTGGATGCGGGCACAGAGGTCGTCCTACCAGGGAGGCCGGAGTGA
- a CDS encoding ATP-binding cassette domain-containing protein: MIALRGVDFTYGSSPPVLRDIDLDIPEGRITAITGPSGRGKSTLLFIAGLLLRPTGGQVVVGGTDVARLPDRARSRIRGRLIGFVFQDAALDASRSVLDNVIESTDYSGASRRQASDRARALLADLGVQVDTRRRPVQISGGQAQRVAVCRALLPEPAVILADEPTGNLDEESARAVMHQLRAEADRGVAVAVATHDDRVIRACDSRFDLS; this comes from the coding sequence GTGATCGCGCTGCGCGGGGTGGACTTCACGTACGGTTCCAGTCCGCCGGTTCTCCGGGACATCGACCTGGACATTCCCGAGGGTCGGATCACGGCCATCACCGGACCGTCCGGCCGGGGCAAGTCGACGCTCCTGTTCATCGCCGGCCTGTTGCTGCGGCCGACCGGAGGGCAGGTGGTCGTGGGCGGTACGGACGTCGCCAGGCTCCCGGACCGAGCTCGGTCGCGGATCCGCGGACGGCTGATCGGCTTCGTGTTCCAAGACGCCGCGCTGGACGCCAGCCGCTCGGTCCTCGACAACGTGATCGAGAGCACGGACTACAGCGGAGCGTCACGGCGTCAGGCGTCAGACCGTGCCCGGGCGCTGTTGGCTGACCTCGGTGTCCAGGTGGACACCCGGCGCCGACCTGTGCAGATCTCGGGTGGCCAGGCACAGCGGGTTGCAGTCTGCCGGGCACTGCTGCCCGAGCCTGCGGTCATCCTCGCCGACGAGCCGACGGGCAATCTCGACGAGGAGTCGGCGCGGGCCGTGATGCACCAGCTGAGAGCCGAAGCCGATCGTGGTGTCGCCGTTGCTGTCGCCACGCATGACGACAGGGTGATCCGTGCGTGTGACTCGCGCTTCGATCTCTCCTGA
- a CDS encoding DUF2267 domain-containing protein, which yields MRYDEFLAQVRDRGSYADQAEAERVTRTVLDLLGERLAGGEAKDLASQLPAELQDSLLSAADSAEGYGVEEFLRRLAQRLDATEETARWDASAVLTTVADAISGGELNQVLSQLPSTYAELFGKPELA from the coding sequence ATGCGGTACGACGAGTTCCTGGCCCAGGTGCGCGACCGAGGCAGCTACGCCGACCAGGCGGAGGCGGAGCGGGTCACCCGCACGGTGCTCGACCTGCTCGGGGAGCGGCTCGCCGGCGGTGAGGCCAAGGACCTGGCGTCCCAGCTCCCGGCGGAACTCCAGGACTCCCTGCTGAGCGCTGCCGACAGCGCAGAGGGGTACGGCGTCGAGGAGTTCCTCCGCCGACTGGCGCAACGCCTCGACGCGACCGAGGAGACGGCGCGGTGGGACGCCAGCGCGGTGCTCACCACGGTCGCCGACGCCATCAGCGGCGGTGAGCTCAACCAGGTGCTCTCGCAGCTGCCGAGCACCTACGCGGAGCTGTTCGGCAAGCCCGAGCTGGCCTGA